Proteins encoded together in one Chryseobacterium sp. G0201 window:
- a CDS encoding phosphocholine-specific phospholipase C, translating into MNRREFLEKSSLLLAGLGTSSILHPAILKALTIEPAALSTFYDAEHVVILMQENRSFDHAFGALKGVRGFLDKRTFIKPDGHSAFFQKNDAGKYASPARLDLRNTKSTWMSSLPHSWDNQQKALNKGKYDQWLQAKSSGNKDYKEIPLTLGYYNREDLPFYYQLADAFTIFDQYFCSSLTGTTPNRLFHWSGTLREQQTGKAKANVFNENIDYEKAKQARWKSFPEILEENNVSWKIYQNEISLPKGMSGEQEAWLSNFTDNPIEWFSNFNVKFSKGYYKNIPNIISYLKQEIEKNPNQKERFEGMITELNEDLEKYKPENFANLSQYEKNLHEKAFTINSNDPEYWDLEIGTDENGEKLVVPKSDVLFQFRKDVEEKKLPLVSWLVAPEHFSDHPGSPWYGAWYISEVLNILTKDPETWKKTIFIINYDENDGYFDHVLPFAPPMNPSQPVDMNGKEGAEYVSKNQEYMLTQKLKDHERIEGTVGLGYRVPMIIASPWTKGGFVNSEVSDHTSVLQFLEKFIQKKYKKDVTVHNISDWRRAICGDLTSAFNSSNVKAPQMDYLNQKDYTKTINAAKNKPVPNLKWYSENELNDNLLDIQEKGTKPSNPLPYDYHVNLDKGKIKMTNLKETAVPLLIYDRTQFDHDNFHFSYALYSKQELSHSINEEKYDHEVFGPNGFYRKFKGENDPKLKISLINNPSKNEVVLLIEKNKKESKSVSIELEDLYEKKKTKISLGMIEEIRINLNKTKGWYDLKINLDDSIWHFAGRIETGKTSISDPHWA; encoded by the coding sequence ATGAACAGAAGAGAATTTTTAGAAAAATCAAGTCTTTTATTAGCCGGATTGGGAACTTCAAGCATTTTGCATCCTGCTATTTTAAAAGCACTAACAATTGAACCCGCTGCCCTGTCTACTTTTTATGACGCAGAACATGTTGTAATCTTAATGCAGGAAAACCGTTCCTTTGATCACGCTTTCGGAGCTTTGAAAGGAGTGAGAGGTTTTTTAGATAAAAGAACTTTCATCAAACCAGATGGACATTCGGCATTCTTTCAAAAAAATGATGCAGGAAAATATGCTTCACCCGCCCGTTTAGATCTTAGAAATACAAAATCTACCTGGATGAGCTCCCTTCCGCACTCTTGGGACAATCAGCAAAAAGCTTTGAATAAAGGAAAATACGATCAATGGCTTCAGGCAAAATCATCAGGAAATAAAGATTACAAAGAAATTCCGTTGACGTTAGGATATTATAATCGTGAAGACCTTCCGTTTTATTATCAATTGGCGGATGCATTTACTATTTTTGATCAATATTTCTGTTCATCACTCACGGGAACTACACCAAACCGACTTTTCCATTGGTCCGGAACGTTAAGAGAACAACAAACTGGCAAAGCAAAAGCCAATGTTTTTAATGAAAATATTGATTACGAAAAAGCTAAACAAGCCCGTTGGAAAAGCTTTCCTGAAATTTTAGAGGAAAATAATGTTTCATGGAAAATATATCAAAACGAAATAAGTCTTCCAAAAGGAATGTCGGGCGAACAGGAAGCTTGGCTGAGTAATTTCACAGACAACCCGATTGAATGGTTCTCCAACTTCAATGTAAAATTTTCAAAAGGATATTATAAAAATATTCCGAATATTATTTCTTATTTAAAACAGGAAATTGAGAAAAATCCAAATCAGAAAGAAAGATTTGAAGGAATGATTACCGAACTTAATGAAGATCTTGAAAAATATAAACCTGAAAATTTTGCCAACCTTTCTCAATACGAAAAAAATCTTCACGAAAAAGCATTCACTATCAACTCAAATGATCCCGAATATTGGGATCTGGAAATAGGCACGGATGAAAATGGAGAAAAATTGGTAGTTCCGAAAAGTGACGTATTATTTCAGTTCCGAAAAGATGTTGAGGAGAAAAAATTGCCGTTGGTTTCATGGCTGGTTGCTCCCGAGCATTTTTCTGATCATCCCGGTTCGCCTTGGTACGGAGCGTGGTATATTTCTGAAGTCTTGAATATTTTAACCAAAGATCCTGAAACCTGGAAAAAAACAATTTTCATTATTAATTATGATGAAAACGATGGTTATTTTGATCATGTTTTGCCTTTTGCCCCACCCATGAATCCTAGCCAACCTGTTGATATGAATGGAAAAGAAGGTGCAGAATATGTCAGCAAAAATCAGGAATATATGTTGACTCAAAAGCTAAAAGATCATGAAAGAATTGAAGGAACGGTTGGTTTAGGATACAGAGTCCCGATGATCATTGCGTCACCCTGGACGAAGGGTGGTTTTGTAAATTCTGAAGTTTCGGATCATACTTCTGTGTTACAGTTTTTAGAAAAATTCATTCAGAAAAAATATAAAAAAGATGTTACAGTTCATAACATTAGCGATTGGAGAAGAGCGATTTGCGGAGATCTGACTTCCGCTTTTAATTCATCTAATGTGAAAGCTCCACAGATGGATTATTTAAATCAAAAAGATTACACAAAGACCATCAACGCTGCGAAGAATAAACCTGTCCCGAATTTAAAATGGTATTCTGAAAACGAGTTGAATGATAATTTATTGGACATTCAGGAGAAAGGAACAAAACCATCCAATCCACTTCCTTATGATTATCATGTAAATTTAGATAAAGGGAAAATTAAAATGACCAATTTAAAAGAAACAGCGGTTCCTTTGTTGATCTATGACAGAACACAGTTTGATCATGATAACTTCCATTTTTCTTATGCATTATATTCAAAACAGGAATTGTCACATTCTATAAATGAAGAAAAATATGATCATGAAGTTTTTGGACCAAATGGTTTTTACAGAAAATTTAAAGGAGAAAATGATCCTAAACTAAAAATTTCGTTGATCAATAACCCTTCTAAAAATGAGGTTGTATTACTTATTGAAAAGAATAAAAAAGAAAGCAAAAGTGTCAGTATTGAGTTAGAAGATCTTTATGAAAAGAAGAAAACTAAAATCTCATTAGGTATGATAGAAGAAATAAGGATCAATTTAAATAAAACTAAAGGCTGGTATGATCTGAAGATTAATTTGGATGATAGCATCTGGCATTTTGCAGGACGAATAGAAACCGGAAAAACCTCTATTTCAGATCCGCATTGGGCTTAA
- a CDS encoding WxL protein host-binding domain-containing protein: protein MIKRIFFFLFFILQFGLSQASIVVINGLTHNYKVESGQVYKGKIAIENTDNTPQNVKIFLQDFTYKADGSINYSAPNTNIKTNTNWIKLNTNLITLKAREKTEVYYEITVPNNVTKPGSYWSVIIVEPVEDIKPTDNKDGVNITSVIRYAVQIITDYDAEKAKPNLQFESVKIDKEEGRQILKIAIANTGELYCKPTAVIEIYNRKNGQKIGNFSSQAMGLLPTTSKSFHIDISKIPPDKYNSVIIATDEDENAFALNVELEVKND, encoded by the coding sequence ATGATAAAGCGCATTTTCTTTTTCCTTTTTTTCATCTTACAATTTGGTTTATCACAAGCAAGTATTGTGGTTATTAATGGTCTTACCCACAATTATAAAGTAGAAAGCGGACAGGTTTATAAAGGAAAAATAGCCATAGAAAACACTGATAATACGCCACAAAATGTAAAAATATTTTTGCAGGATTTCACTTATAAGGCAGATGGCTCTATCAATTATTCAGCTCCCAATACCAATATCAAGACAAATACGAACTGGATAAAACTTAATACCAACTTAATAACTTTAAAAGCAAGAGAAAAGACCGAGGTCTACTATGAAATAACGGTACCTAACAATGTCACTAAACCCGGAAGTTATTGGAGCGTCATTATTGTAGAACCAGTAGAAGACATCAAACCGACAGACAATAAAGATGGAGTAAATATCACATCTGTCATAAGATATGCTGTTCAAATCATCACCGATTATGATGCTGAAAAGGCAAAACCAAACTTACAATTTGAAAGTGTAAAAATTGATAAAGAAGAAGGAAGACAGATATTAAAGATCGCAATAGCCAACACGGGAGAACTTTATTGCAAACCAACGGCTGTTATTGAAATATACAACCGTAAGAACGGACAGAAAATTGGAAATTTTTCTAGTCAGGCAATGGGATTATTACCTACAACCTCCAAATCATTTCACATTGATATCAGCAAAATCCCGCCAGACAAATACAATTCTGTAATAATAGCAACTGACGAGGACGAAAACGCTTTTGCACTGAATGTGGAACTAGAAGTAAAAAATGATTAA
- a CDS encoding SusD/RagB family nutrient-binding outer membrane lipoprotein, whose translation MKKNTIKITLFTLLATLSINSCDRFEDINKDPDAATSEQILPEYFLTSSILGAQMNPEVAERTFVLYWKTAGRQHYQTFIAGGNYDDGYTTNYWGYISGWLNNANKAIQIGNEKKLNGTASNYNENIIQISRIWRAYLMSELSDNFGPIPNEAFQGVNPEFNSQKDFYYYILSELKDAVAKIDPSITGISDKTKAGDLAYQMDWNKWVKYGNSLRMRLAMRLSEVDPSKAKTEFEDAVSSNKFISNADENFAVAEKDGWNDLTGVMSRPWNQQIISATLNNLYLGLGGVPSQNQLSSDLQAYIKPDGYIGKKFSSQYPQKTNDPSTGYFLDGLPNKIDPRAYKTFFIPGNTTSPIFPQGYALSDAAMMRDMRYSDGSKVTVNTKYTWNAYTIGNWGTALSLNDVRGSANYTPSIGQQYRSSTNKRVFFGSWESYLLIAEANLRGWITPMSDEAAYNKGVQESLSYNGVGQYYSAYISSTDYNRDGTSASYSHTTELGASHVMNYIDGKTNVAGTVTINYPSNTIYKGGNIRNDKLTKIITQKFIANTPWLPLETWSDQRRLGLPFFENPAVETPLPNLPNLNSSNFMTNSVKNFPQRLPYPSSFRNSDPNGYTKAVQLLGGADEILTPLWWAKH comes from the coding sequence ATGAAAAAAAATACTATAAAAATTACTCTATTCACTTTATTAGCTACACTTTCAATTAATAGCTGTGATAGATTCGAGGATATTAATAAAGACCCTGATGCTGCTACTTCCGAACAGATTTTGCCGGAATATTTTCTAACTTCTTCTATTTTAGGAGCTCAAATGAATCCTGAAGTAGCAGAAAGAACATTCGTTCTTTATTGGAAAACAGCTGGAAGACAACATTATCAAACATTTATTGCAGGCGGAAATTATGATGATGGATATACAACCAACTATTGGGGATATATTTCGGGATGGCTTAATAATGCTAATAAAGCAATCCAAATTGGAAATGAAAAAAAATTAAATGGTACAGCCTCAAATTATAACGAAAATATAATCCAAATATCAAGAATATGGCGTGCTTATTTAATGAGTGAATTGTCCGATAATTTCGGTCCAATACCCAATGAAGCTTTCCAAGGTGTAAATCCTGAATTTAATTCTCAAAAAGATTTTTATTACTATATTTTATCAGAATTAAAAGATGCTGTTGCTAAAATAGATCCAAGCATAACAGGTATAAGTGACAAAACTAAAGCTGGAGATCTAGCCTATCAAATGGATTGGAATAAATGGGTGAAATACGGCAACTCGCTAAGAATGAGATTAGCAATGAGATTATCTGAAGTTGATCCTTCAAAAGCTAAAACAGAATTTGAAGATGCTGTATCTTCCAATAAATTTATATCTAATGCTGATGAAAATTTTGCTGTTGCCGAAAAAGATGGCTGGAATGATTTGACAGGAGTGATGTCCAGACCTTGGAATCAGCAAATAATCTCAGCCACGCTCAATAATTTGTATCTTGGTTTAGGAGGTGTGCCATCACAAAATCAATTGTCATCGGATTTGCAGGCTTACATTAAACCTGATGGGTACATCGGTAAAAAGTTTTCAAGCCAATATCCTCAAAAAACGAATGATCCTTCAACAGGTTATTTCTTAGATGGCTTACCTAACAAAATAGATCCAAGAGCATATAAAACTTTTTTTATTCCTGGAAATACTACAAGTCCTATATTTCCGCAAGGATATGCGCTTTCAGATGCAGCTATGATGAGAGATATGAGATATTCTGACGGATCAAAAGTTACCGTTAATACTAAATATACATGGAATGCTTATACAATTGGAAACTGGGGAACTGCCCTATCATTAAATGATGTAAGAGGATCAGCCAATTATACGCCGAGTATAGGACAGCAATATAGAAGCAGTACTAACAAAAGAGTGTTTTTCGGAAGTTGGGAAAGCTATCTTTTAATTGCTGAAGCTAATTTAAGAGGATGGATTACACCTATGTCAGATGAAGCAGCATACAATAAAGGTGTTCAGGAAAGTTTATCTTATAACGGAGTTGGACAATATTATTCTGCTTACATCTCTTCAACAGATTATAATAGAGATGGTACATCTGCAAGCTATTCTCATACAACAGAACTAGGAGCTTCACACGTAATGAATTATATTGATGGTAAAACAAACGTAGCTGGAACTGTTACAATTAATTATCCTTCAAATACAATTTATAAAGGTGGAAATATCAGAAATGATAAATTAACTAAAATTATTACTCAAAAATTCATAGCTAATACTCCATGGTTACCGCTTGAAACATGGAGTGATCAAAGAAGATTGGGCTTACCTTTCTTTGAAAATCCTGCGGTTGAAACCCCATTGCCGAATTTGCCGAATTTAAATTCTTCCAACTTTATGACAAATTCAGTAAAAAATTTCCCACAAAGATTACCTTATCCAAGCTCCTTCAGAAACTCGGATCCCAACGGTTATACTAAGGCTGTCCAATTGTTAGGAGGAGCAGACGAAATTCTTACCCCGCTTTGGTGGGCAAAACATTAA